A segment of the Neisseria chenwenguii genome:
CGCCCTGCGCCTCGCGTTGCGCTTTGCGGTAATCCCACGGCGCTTGGGGGTTATTGGCGCGCCACAGCCCTTCCCGCGCCTGCCGTGCCTGCCGTTGGGCGGCGGCATAGGCGGCGTAAGCGGATTTTTCCTGCTGTTTTTTGGCATAACTTCCATAATGCCACGCCGCACCGTTGCGAAGCTGCATCAGGTTCAAATCCGTGCCGTCTTTCGACACCCGCGCCACTTCGCGCTTGTAGCGGTCGTGTTCGAACACCCTGACCTGCACGGTTTCGCCCTCTGCTGCTGCGCGCAGGCTGTCGCGCGAGCGCGTGCCGTAGAGCTGCTGCAATTCCGGCACGTCGATATAGGCCAGACGGATTTTGTGTTTGCGGCCGTTGCCGTCGGTAACGTGCAGCGTATCGCCGTCTGAAACCTTGCTGACGCGGCCGGTATAGGCATTCGCGCTTTGGCGGCGCTTGCTGCCGTCTGATTTCTGGCTGTTCAGCAACGAATCGGCCAGCCTGCCCCAATCGGGCGAAATATTCTGCAAAACTTCTTTGCCGCCGACCTGTTTGGCAACGTCCAAGCCCGTTTGCAGCCAGTCCGTTCTGCCTGCGCCGTATGCGCTTGCGGCGGCGAGGAAAACGGCGGCGGCGAGGTGTTTAAGGTTCATCATGTGTTTCCATATTTTTGGGCGGGTATGGAAACCCGCCCTTTTGATTGGCTTGCGCGTGTTCAGGCCGTTTGAAATCTGACTGGATTTTTTCAGACGGCCTGAACACGCTCAACCCGCTTAATGCCCGGGCGTTATCACTTTCACGCCCTCGGCTGTGCCCAACACCAAAACGTGTGCGGCGGCATGGCCGAAGATGCCGTTTTCGACGACGCCGGAGATTTTGTTGATTTCGTCTTCGGTGGTCACGGGGCGGTCGATGGGGAAATTGTGGACATCGACGATTTGGTTGCCGTTAAACGTGGCGAAACCGACGCGCAGCTCGGGCTGTCCGCCCATGGCCAGAAGTTTGCGCGACACCAGCGAACGGGCGTGCGGAATCACTTCGACGGGCAGCGGGAATTTGCCCAAACGTGCGACGTATTTGCTCTCGTCGGCGATGCAGACGAATTTTTCCGACGCGCTGGCGACGATTTTTTCGTTAAGCAGCGCGCCGCCGCCGCCTTTGATCATTTGCAGCATGTGGTTGACTTCGTCCGCGCCGTCCACATAAACCGCGAGCTTGGTCACGTCGCCCAAAGTGACTTCGGGAATGCCGTATTGCGCCATCAGTGCGCTGGATTCTTTCGAGGTCGAGACCGCTCCTTTGATCTGTTTGCCGCTTTTGCCTAAAGCTTCGATGAAAAAGTTGACGGTCGAGCCGGTACCGATGCCGATGTATTCGTTTTCGGGAACAAATTCAACGGCTTTTTCCGCCGCAAGGCGTTTCAAATCGTTTTGATTCATAAGTTTCTCCTGTGGAAAATGAAAGGCCGTCTGAAAAACGGGGCAAGCCCGGACAGACCGCCGGAAAATCAACGCGGCTTGCGCGTCTGCCCTGCCGCCAAATACGGCAGGACATAAATGTGCCTTTTCAGACGGCCTGCAACAGCACCGCCGCCTGCGCCTCAATCGCTTCCATGCGGCCGAGGTAGCCGAGCTTTTCGTTGGTCTTGCCTTTAATGTTGACACAATTTTCAGGCAATTCCAAATCCGCCGCGATGTTGGCGCGCATCGCCGAAATATGCGGCGCAAGCTTGGGCTGTTGCGCAATCACGGTCGTATCGACGTTCACCACCCGCCAGCCCAACGCCCGCACGCCCTCATACGCTTTGCGCAGCAAAACGCGGCTGTCGGCGTCTTTAAACTCCGCCGCCGTGTCGGGAAAATGGCTGCCGATGTCGCCCAAACCCGCCGCACCCAGCAGCGCATCGGTCAGCGCATGCAGCAGCGCATCGGCGTCGGAATGGCCGAGCAGCCCTTTTTCAAACGGAATCTTCACGCCGCCGAGGATTAAATCGCGGCCTTCGGTCAGTTGGTGGACGTCGTAACCTTGTCCGATACGGATATTCATGGGGGTTCCTTAGCGGATTCAGGCCGTCTGAAAAATTTTGGGGACGGTTTTTCAGACGGCATTATATTTAGTATGCGCCGTTTAAATAGTAAAGCGACCGAACTGCGTAGGCTGGGCTTCAGCCCGGCAATACAAGTAGCAGCATCGGATTTATGGTTAAACCGGCCTAATTGGCGGTTAGACCACAGGCCGTCTCAAAACTTGAGGAAAGGTTTTTCAGACGGCATTTATTATTGTGCCGCCGTTCAAATGACAGACAGTCAAGTCCGCCTTCATTCAGAATTTCAGACGGCCTCATTACCCAACAACAGCCGCACGATAAATTCGTCCTGCGGCAGCGTCAGCTTCAGATTGCGCGTATCGCCCTGAACCAGCAGCGGTTTCACGCCCAAACGCTCGACCGCCGAGGCTTCGTCGGTAATACCGTCCAAACCTGCCGCCAGCGCGCGGCGCAGTAAGGCCGTCTGAAAAAGCTGCGGGGTTTGCGCCTGCCACAAACCGCTGCGGGAAACGGTTTCGGCGATGCCGCCGTCCGCATCCTCGCGCTTGAGCGTGTCGGCAACGGGTACGGCCAAAATCCCTCCCTGCGCTGCATTGCCCGCTTCGGCAATCAGCCGCGTCAGCGCTTCAGACGGCAGGCAGCAGCGGGCAGCGTCGTGCACCAGAATATTGTCGCTTTCGGCAGCAATACCTTGTTCCAAAAGAACATTTATACCGTTGCGCACCGTCTCTGCCCGCGTTTCGCCGCCGACTTTAAATACGCGGATTTTGGCCGAATCGGCAGCATCAAGGTTTAAGGCCGTCTGAAAAAATCCGTCGTCGGGCGAAACAATCACGGCGGTAAAATCAATCTGCGCATGTTGCGCAAAGATTTCTACCGTGTGGCACAACACGGTTTTGCCGCCGATTTCGACATATTGTTTGGGCTTGCCCGCGCCGAAACGGCTGCCGACGCCGGCGGCGGGAATCAGGGCGATGTTGCGGCTCATTTGCTATCCGCCCATTCTGCTCCGCTGAAATCCATGTGGTGCAAAAATTCGCGCACAATCAGAAATTCCGCATAAATTTCAGCATTTTCCGCAAGCTCCGCCGCCCTGCCATAACGGCTGAGCTGCTGGGAAATCTGTTCGACCGACGCGCGGAAAATTTTGCGGTTTGCGGCCAAGTTCTGCAAACTGCCCGCTTCAATCCGCAAAACCTGTTCGCTGCGCGCGGCTTCGGAAAACGGGGCGAGCGCGTCTTCTACGGTCATAATAGCGTTTTCCCAATGCTGTTCCGACGGCGGCAGCGTCGGGAAAAAACGGGCGGCTAAGTTGTCGATATTCAAGCCGGTACATTGCGTGAGGCCGTCTGAAAACGTGGGGGATGCGGTTTCTCTGTTGATTTTCAATACCAGCATTACGCCTCCGCTTCCTCTTTCCGCCACACGCAATCGTCACCCAAGGCGTCGAGATAGGCTTCGTGTGCGGCCGATTCCTCCGCATCGGCTTTGATGACTTTCAAATGTGCGGAGCGCTTGGTTTCCGCGACGGCTGCGGGTTTGCCGGTTTTTTCTACTTCCTCTTCCGCACCGCCCATCAGGTCGAACTGTTGGCGCGTCATGGCCAGATAAACTTCGCCGAGCAGTTCGCAGTCGATTAAAGCGCCGTGCAAAACGCGCTTGCTGCGGTCAACGGAAAAACGGTTGCAAAGCGCGTCGAGACTGGCTTTCTGGCCGGGAAACATATCCCGCGCCATCGCCAGTGTATCGGTAACGGTGCAGCCGAGTTCTTCGATGGTCGGCAGCCCCATGCGCGTGAATTCCATGTTTAAGAAGCCGACGTCGAACTTGGCATTGTGGATAATCAGTTCCGCGCCGCGCAGAAAATCGGCAATCTCGCGCCCGACTTCGGCAAACGGCGGGGCGTTTTTCTCCTCCAAAACCGCAATCGTCAGGCCGTGTACCCGCGCGGCTTCTTCGGGCATATCGCGCTCGGGGTGCACATATAAATGCAGGCTGTTGCCGGTAAGCTGGCGGTTGGACATCTCCAAACCGGCAAATTCGACCAAACGGTCGCCGCTGTCGGGATAAAGGCCGGTGGTTTCGGTATCAAGGAAAATCTGGCGGTCGGTCATGTGTGTCGTCCTGTTGGAATGGCATGAATCATACTAAATGGCGGCGCGAAAGTATAGGCGGCAAAACGGGGAATGAAGGCCGTCTGAAAACGGCGGCGGTTTGCCGGTTGAGGCAGATATTTTTCAGACGGCCTGGGCGGTTTGTTTTCCTTCAAATAAGGCCGTCTGAAAATATCAAACTGATTTTCCGCCAAACAGCCTTTTTCATAAATTTTATTTCTTTTAAAATCAAATAGTTATTAACTAAATTCAAAACAGTAACAATTATCATTTGCAAACCAGGCAAAAATCTGTATAATCCAATCCAACGAAACAACGCAGGCCAAACAGAAAACGGAAGGAGAAAAAAATGCCGGAAAGTATTTTCAAGCAAGTTTCTCTCGATATTCTGAGACTGCACCAACGCGCCGTCCGCTCGTTAATCGCCACGCAAGGCTGCACGGAATGCGAAGTTCATGATGCGGTTTTCGTTACCGTCGAAGGACGCTACTACGTCTGGCTGCCTTGTATGCCGTCTGAAAACCCGACACATACCGGCATCCTTCTGATTGAAGACGAGGAAACGCAGGCGCGGCTGAGCTGGGTCGCCGAAACCCGCGAAGTAAAACGCAAAGATTCGCTTTACCGGCGCGCCACCGCAGCCTTGCAGCAAAAAATGCAGCGTACGAAAAACAGATTTCATCAGGCAGCAACAAATTACCTTTTGGAGCTGACGCCCCGACAAGGCCGCCTGACCACCAACAACAGAGATTTATCGCTTTCGCCCAACGATTTGGCAAAAGCCCTTTATCCGGCTACATATAAATATAAATTAGGAGAGTTTGCCCCGTAACAGTTTTGGTAGTGGTTTGTGTTCCTTTTGCGCCCCTGAAATAAGGGGCGATTTTTTTTGGACACGTTTTCAGACGGCCTCGCGCGTTTTCCATTAAAATAAGGCCGTCTGAAAACCCCTTATCCGAGCAAATCCATGCAACTGCTCAAATACCTCCAATCGCAAGGACTCGGCAGCCGCAAACAATGCCAATGGCTGATTGACAACGACTGTGTCGAAATCAACAGCGCGCTGCAAAACAACGCCAAAAGCAACATCGAGCCTGATGACGTCAAAACGCTGCTGATCGACGGCGAACCCGTTACCGTCGTGCCCATGCCCTACTTCTACATTCTGCTCAACAAACCTACCGATTACGAAACCTCGCACAAACCGCAGCAGTATCCGAGCGTGTTCAGCCTGTTTCCCGACCATATGCGCAATATCGAAATGCAGGCGGTCGGGCGTTTGGACGCGGACACCACAGGCGTTTTGCTGATTACCAACGACGGGCAGTTCAACCACCGCGTGACCTCGCCGAAACACAAAGTTGCCAAACGCTACCGCGTCACACTGAAACATCCGGCCGGCGAAAGTTTGTGCGAAACCCTGAAAAACGGTGTTTTGCTGCACGACGGCAACGAAACCGTCCGCGCTGCCGACGCGGTTTTGGAAAACCCGACCACGCTCTTAATGACGATTACCGAAGGCAAATACCATCAGGTCAAACGCATGGTCGCTGCCGCCGGCAACCGCGTGGGAAAACTCCACCGCGACCGTTTCGGCAGCTTGGATACGCAGAATTTAAACGCCGGTGAATGGAAATTTCTCTCGACGGATGAAATTTCTAAAAATTTTCAGCAAAATAATACATATTTTGGGTTTTAAAATTCTTTAAAATCATCAAGATGTAAAATAATGTATTTTCTTAACCTAACTTAACACTACGAACCGTGAACTATTATATAATTCGGTTGTCTGAGTAACACTTGCTCCGCAAGGAGTGAGTAAGTGAGTAAGACGTTTTCCCCGTAATGTGTTTGGCCATCTATACTTTCCCCTTTAGTATAGATGGTTTTTTTTATCTCCGATTTTTAATCACCGAAGTTATCAGATAAACTGCTCAAACTCGTTCCGCCTTGTTTCTTTTTATTTTTCAGACGGCCTGCAAGCCTTCCTGCCTTATCGTATAATCCCGTTTTTCCATTTCGATATTACTAAAAATGTCTGCACCCCCCCCCCGTCAAACCTGGTCCAGCCGCCTGACCTACATCCTGACCGTTGCCGGCGCGACCGTCGGTTTCGGCGCCACTTGGCGTTTCCCCTATTTGGTCGGCGAAAACGGCGGCGGCGCTTATGTATTTTTGTTCTGCATTGCCATGATTGTCATCGGCATTCCGATGATACTGGTCGAAAACGTCATCGGCCGCCGCAAAGGCGTGAATGCGCTGGACGCTTTCGGCGGCAGTTTGAACGGCAAGCCCGTGCCGAAAATCTGGAAGGTGATCGGCTGGATGGGACTGCTCGGCGCGTTCGGCATCATGGCCTACTATATGGTGTTGGGCGGCTGGGTGATCAGCTACATCGTTAACATCATCAGCGGCGGCTTGGACATTTCCCAACCCGTCAACGGCGAACTGACCAAAACTTTTTTTGTGGAACACATTGAAAACAGCCCGTGGGAAATCGCGTTTTACACCCTGCTGTTTGTTATCGTAAACCAATGGATTTTGGTCAAAGGCGTTATCGGCGGCATTGAAAAAGCGGCCAAATATTTGATGCCGCTGCTGTTTATTTTTCTGATTGCGATGGTCGCGCGCAACGTGACCCTACCGGGAGCAATGGAAGGAATCACGTTCTACCTGAAGCCCGATTTCAGCAAAATCACCGCCGGACTGTTTGTATTTGTATTAGGGCAAGTCTTCTTCGCGCTGAGTTT
Coding sequences within it:
- the ispF gene encoding 2-C-methyl-D-erythritol 2,4-cyclodiphosphate synthase, producing MNIRIGQGYDVHQLTEGRDLILGGVKIPFEKGLLGHSDADALLHALTDALLGAAGLGDIGSHFPDTAAEFKDADSRVLLRKAYEGVRALGWRVVNVDTTVIAQQPKLAPHISAMRANIAADLELPENCVNIKGKTNEKLGYLGRMEAIEAQAAVLLQAV
- the rpiA gene encoding ribose-5-phosphate isomerase RpiA, which encodes MNQNDLKRLAAEKAVEFVPENEYIGIGTGSTVNFFIEALGKSGKQIKGAVSTSKESSALMAQYGIPEVTLGDVTKLAVYVDGADEVNHMLQMIKGGGGALLNEKIVASASEKFVCIADESKYVARLGKFPLPVEVIPHARSLVSRKLLAMGGQPELRVGFATFNGNQIVDVHNFPIDRPVTTEDEINKISGVVENGIFGHAAAHVLVLGTAEGVKVITPGH
- a CDS encoding sodium-dependent transporter, yielding MSAPPPRQTWSSRLTYILTVAGATVGFGATWRFPYLVGENGGGAYVFLFCIAMIVIGIPMILVENVIGRRKGVNALDAFGGSLNGKPVPKIWKVIGWMGLLGAFGIMAYYMVLGGWVISYIVNIISGGLDISQPVNGELTKTFFVEHIENSPWEIAFYTLLFVIVNQWILVKGVIGGIEKAAKYLMPLLFIFLIAMVARNVTLPGAMEGITFYLKPDFSKITAGLFVFVLGQVFFALSLGFGVMITLSSYLDKNENLVQTAVITAITNTVIAVLAGFMIFPSLFSFGVAPNSGPTLVFQSLPIVFSNMWAGPVFAVIFFGLLLIAALTTSLTIYEVLITTLQEKTKIRRTAAITLVLGGIFLLGNVPSILSYGPWKDVSVFGKNIFDAFDYVSGNILFMLTALGSALFVGFVMKDEAKDELLYKGNHTTVNIWFNYVKYLVPLVILLIFAGNLF
- a CDS encoding thermonuclease family protein; its protein translation is MMNLKHLAAAVFLAAASAYGAGRTDWLQTGLDVAKQVGGKEVLQNISPDWGRLADSLLNSQKSDGSKRRQSANAYTGRVSKVSDGDTLHVTDGNGRKHKIRLAYIDVPELQQLYGTRSRDSLRAAAEGETVQVRVFEHDRYKREVARVSKDGTDLNLMQLRNGAAWHYGSYAKKQQEKSAYAAYAAAQRQARQAREGLWRANNPQAPWDYRKAQREAQGGQNRQGNVWDLFGLW
- the ispD gene encoding 2-C-methyl-D-erythritol 4-phosphate cytidylyltransferase; this encodes MSRNIALIPAAGVGSRFGAGKPKQYVEIGGKTVLCHTVEIFAQHAQIDFTAVIVSPDDGFFQTALNLDAADSAKIRVFKVGGETRAETVRNGINVLLEQGIAAESDNILVHDAARCCLPSEALTRLIAEAGNAAQGGILAVPVADTLKREDADGGIAETVSRSGLWQAQTPQLFQTALLRRALAAGLDGITDEASAVERLGVKPLLVQGDTRNLKLTLPQDEFIVRLLLGNEAV
- a CDS encoding 16S rRNA pseudouridine(516) synthase, whose translation is MQLLKYLQSQGLGSRKQCQWLIDNDCVEINSALQNNAKSNIEPDDVKTLLIDGEPVTVVPMPYFYILLNKPTDYETSHKPQQYPSVFSLFPDHMRNIEMQAVGRLDADTTGVLLITNDGQFNHRVTSPKHKVAKRYRVTLKHPAGESLCETLKNGVLLHDGNETVRAADAVLENPTTLLMTITEGKYHQVKRMVAAAGNRVGKLHRDRFGSLDTQNLNAGEWKFLSTDEISKNFQQNNTYFGF
- the dnaQ gene encoding DNA polymerase III subunit epsilon; this translates as MTDRQIFLDTETTGLYPDSGDRLVEFAGLEMSNRQLTGNSLHLYVHPERDMPEEAARVHGLTIAVLEEKNAPPFAEVGREIADFLRGAELIIHNAKFDVGFLNMEFTRMGLPTIEELGCTVTDTLAMARDMFPGQKASLDALCNRFSVDRSKRVLHGALIDCELLGEVYLAMTRQQFDLMGGAEEEVEKTGKPAAVAETKRSAHLKVIKADAEESAAHEAYLDALGDDCVWRKEEAEA